The proteins below come from a single Candidatus Binatia bacterium genomic window:
- a CDS encoding DUF5989 family protein: MGRLSKELFQFMKEDKLWWMSPILVLLLIVGSLLIVVQGSALAPLIYAMF; the protein is encoded by the coding sequence GTGGGACGTCTGTCGAAAGAGCTGTTCCAGTTCATGAAGGAAGACAAGCTCTGGTGGATGTCGCCGATTCTGGTGCTGCTCTTGATCGTGGGATCGCTGTTGATCGTCGTGCAGGGATCGGCGCTGGCGCCGTTGATCTACGCGATGTTCTAG
- a CDS encoding sugar transferase, translated as MQAYARVPDQDLTLAQAGAAGENASRFERKITPLGEVAKHALDFVLVLIGVTLLLPVFAAVAALIKLDSRGPVFFRQRRAGRNGTFFRIYKFRTMVDGAYMMGSRLTTKRDPRITRVGQYLRWTKLDELPQLLNVLRGEMSLIGPRPEDPHFVEFYTPMQRNVLLARPGLVGPSQIMGRDETEDYPDGLRDTERYYVERILPDKLERDLEYVRTGTFWGDIWLLLHGLWATVFGAFRLEYLWRRRRRFALMAADLVFCMAAYVIGLLIRFDWGMPEAVWTWQALALTAVVMPPTLAYFGAYQGILSYFGLWDLLQLAKGVTAGVVAVAAFTYLTGMQQHPRSVFVIYWAVMFLMLGGLRFVLRLRARGRVRAHARRRKAIVVGAGTGGEHLLRALIGDPAAEYDVTACIDDSPERWGSRIHGVKVLGGPAELRLALSANGVQVVFVCLSDIDMPAAREIAEICADSGVDCRLLPALSELLNTDNFTVERPTLRAPGGEARCEA; from the coding sequence ATGCAGGCATATGCTCGAGTTCCCGATCAGGACCTGACACTGGCGCAAGCCGGCGCAGCAGGGGAAAACGCATCCCGCTTCGAGCGGAAGATCACGCCCCTCGGCGAGGTGGCCAAACACGCTCTCGACTTCGTGCTGGTGCTAATCGGGGTCACGCTGCTGCTGCCGGTGTTTGCTGCGGTTGCGGCGCTGATCAAGCTGGATTCGCGCGGGCCGGTGTTCTTCCGGCAGCGCCGCGCGGGTCGCAACGGCACGTTCTTCCGGATCTACAAGTTCCGCACCATGGTCGACGGGGCATACATGATGGGCTCGCGCCTGACGACCAAGCGCGACCCGCGGATCACCCGCGTCGGTCAGTACCTCCGCTGGACCAAGCTCGACGAGCTCCCGCAGTTGTTGAACGTCCTGCGCGGGGAGATGAGCCTGATTGGTCCACGACCCGAAGATCCTCACTTCGTCGAGTTCTACACGCCCATGCAGCGCAACGTCTTGTTGGCGCGACCCGGCCTGGTCGGTCCGAGCCAGATCATGGGCCGCGACGAGACCGAGGACTACCCGGACGGCCTGCGCGACACCGAGCGCTATTACGTCGAACGCATCTTGCCGGATAAGCTGGAGCGCGACCTGGAGTATGTGCGCACAGGGACATTCTGGGGCGACATATGGTTGTTGTTGCACGGTTTGTGGGCGACCGTATTCGGCGCGTTCCGACTCGAGTATCTGTGGCGTCGTCGCCGACGCTTCGCCCTGATGGCGGCCGACCTTGTGTTCTGCATGGCGGCTTACGTCATTGGGCTGCTGATTCGCTTCGACTGGGGGATGCCGGAGGCCGTCTGGACGTGGCAGGCGCTGGCGCTGACGGCGGTGGTGATGCCGCCCACACTGGCTTACTTCGGCGCGTATCAGGGTATCCTTTCCTACTTTGGCCTGTGGGACCTGCTGCAGCTTGCCAAGGGCGTTACGGCAGGTGTCGTCGCGGTCGCGGCCTTTACCTACCTGACCGGCATGCAGCAGCACCCGCGGTCGGTGTTCGTCATCTATTGGGCGGTGATGTTCCTGATGCTCGGCGGTCTGCGCTTCGTGCTGCGGCTGCGGGCGCGGGGTCGCGTGCGGGCGCACGCGCGTCGGCGCAAGGCGATAGTGGTCGGTGCCGGGACGGGTGGTGAGCATCTGCTGCGCGCGCTGATCGGCGATCCGGCGGCAGAGTATGACGTAACGGCGTGCATCGACGATTCGCCGGAACGTTGGGGCTCTCGCATTCACGGCGTCAAGGTGCTCGGTGGGCCTGCCGAACTGCGGCTGGCACTGTCGGCCAACGGAGTTCAGGTCGTCTTCGTTTGTTTGTCGGACATCGATATGCCGGCGGCGCGCGAGATCGCGGAGATCTGCGCCGATTCGGGTGTGGACTGCCGGTTGTTGCCGGCGCTGAGCGAGCTGTTGAACACGGATAACTTTACGGTCGAACGACCCACGTTGCGCGCCCCGGGCGGCGAGGCGCGTTGTGAAGCGTAG
- a CDS encoding NAD(P)-dependent oxidoreductase, translating into MRDDLVLVTGGAGYIGSHLVRKLLRQGYRVRVLDKFLYGEHGISELRGDPNVEVRYGDICNIRDVVQAVNGVRAVVALAALVGDAACDLDPREALMTNFEATRCLLESSREAGVQRLVFASSCSVYGANGSELLHENSHLNPVSLYARTRIMSEEVLLHEHGPVEIVILRLSTVCGLSPRMRFDLMVNTITARAMVEGKVRIVGANQWRPHIHVQDAAEAFLASVDAPSEVAAGGIFNVGADHLNFTVGEVAAKVVEQVPGTVVEYFDRIEDRRSYRVCFDNIRDRLGFQPLHTVDDAIREVRTVLETGEVGDYGDEVYHNVKQLQRNSRQQTLSA; encoded by the coding sequence ATGCGAGACGATCTCGTGTTGGTGACCGGGGGCGCGGGCTACATTGGGTCGCACCTGGTGCGAAAGCTGTTGCGGCAGGGATACCGAGTGCGAGTGCTCGACAAGTTTCTCTATGGCGAGCACGGGATTTCCGAGCTGCGTGGCGATCCTAACGTCGAGGTGCGCTACGGCGATATCTGCAACATCCGTGACGTCGTTCAGGCGGTCAACGGCGTGCGCGCCGTCGTTGCCCTGGCGGCTCTGGTTGGCGATGCCGCGTGCGACCTCGATCCGCGCGAGGCGCTGATGACCAACTTCGAGGCGACGCGATGTCTGCTCGAGAGCTCCCGCGAAGCCGGCGTGCAGCGCCTGGTGTTCGCTTCTTCATGTAGCGTTTACGGCGCCAACGGGAGCGAGTTGCTGCACGAAAACTCGCACCTCAACCCGGTCTCGCTGTATGCGCGCACGCGTATCATGTCCGAGGAAGTGCTGTTGCACGAGCACGGACCCGTCGAGATCGTGATCCTGCGTCTGTCGACGGTATGCGGGCTGTCGCCGCGGATGCGGTTCGACCTGATGGTCAACACGATCACGGCGCGGGCTATGGTGGAAGGGAAAGTGCGCATCGTGGGAGCCAACCAGTGGCGCCCGCACATTCACGTGCAGGATGCCGCCGAAGCCTTCCTGGCTTCGGTCGACGCACCATCGGAGGTGGCGGCCGGGGGCATATTCAATGTCGGGGCCGATCACCTGAACTTCACGGTCGGCGAGGTGGCTGCCAAGGTCGTCGAGCAGGTGCCGGGCACGGTCGTCGAGTATTTCGACCGCATCGAAGACCGGCGAAGCTATCGGGTGTGTTTCGATAACATCCGGGATCGGCTTGGTTTTCAACCGCTGCACACCGTCGATGATGCGATTCGCGAGGTGCGCACCGTGCTCGAAACCGGTGAGGTCGGCGATTACGGGGACGAGGTGTATCACAACGTCAAGCAGCTGCAGCGTAACAGCCGTCAGCAGACTCTCTCGGCCTGA
- a CDS encoding Gfo/Idh/MocA family oxidoreductase, protein MSASRTLRVGLVGCGRIAHVHAGYLRQTPHVTFVGACDTNPESRETFTARWQVPTFADIDEMLSAAAPDAAHVVTPPASHVALAVRLLDAGLHVLVEKPLALSVVEVDRMLAAAQRRQRVLTANHNRWFDPVVAAARNLLDSGRLGALVGVDVFQGAAAGEADPAAGAHWSRALPGGMLYNLGPHPTYLLRNFVGPVQEIQVLSDADSAGQLREVRALVRGAAAVGSLTISLQTQPFMNRLTLYGTAMTAEVNLNNMTLLVRRTRRTPKLVGKVLPNLDEATQLVWATVVNTIEFLRGRQRYYPGMGLHFRALYEALAAGGVPPVSANEAREAVWLMEQIWQRAGASAGGPATEVAA, encoded by the coding sequence ATGAGTGCTTCGCGCACCCTGCGTGTCGGTTTGGTCGGGTGTGGACGGATCGCGCACGTCCACGCTGGTTACTTGCGGCAGACGCCGCACGTGACCTTCGTGGGCGCGTGCGACACCAACCCCGAAAGCCGTGAGACGTTCACCGCCCGGTGGCAGGTGCCGACCTTTGCCGACATCGACGAAATGCTGAGCGCCGCCGCCCCCGACGCGGCGCACGTGGTTACTCCGCCGGCGTCGCATGTGGCGCTGGCGGTCAGACTGCTGGATGCCGGGCTGCACGTTCTCGTCGAGAAGCCGCTGGCATTGAGCGTGGTGGAAGTCGACCGCATGCTGGCGGCGGCGCAACGCCGGCAACGCGTGCTGACGGCCAATCATAATCGCTGGTTCGACCCCGTGGTCGCGGCGGCGCGCAACCTGCTCGACTCGGGGCGGTTGGGGGCTCTGGTCGGTGTGGACGTGTTTCAGGGCGCCGCCGCGGGCGAGGCCGACCCGGCTGCCGGGGCGCATTGGAGCCGAGCCCTGCCGGGCGGAATGCTGTACAACCTCGGTCCCCATCCGACTTATCTGCTGCGTAATTTCGTCGGCCCGGTACAGGAGATCCAGGTCCTCTCCGATGCCGACAGTGCAGGGCAGCTTCGTGAAGTGCGGGCCCTGGTGCGCGGCGCCGCCGCGGTCGGCTCCCTGACGATCTCTTTGCAGACTCAGCCGTTCATGAATCGGTTGACGCTGTACGGGACCGCGATGACGGCGGAGGTTAATCTCAACAACATGACGCTGTTGGTCCGTCGCACTCGCCGCACGCCGAAGCTGGTCGGCAAGGTACTGCCTAATCTCGACGAGGCGACGCAACTGGTGTGGGCGACCGTCGTCAACACGATCGAATTCCTGCGCGGCAGGCAACGGTACTATCCCGGGATGGGGTTGCACTTCCGTGCCCTGTACGAGGCGTTGGCCGCGGGGGGCGTCCCGCCGGTGAGTGCAAACGAGGCGCGCGAGGCGGTCTGGCTTATGGAGCAGATCTGGCAACGGGCGGGGGCCAGCGCCGGGGGGCCGGCAACGGAGGTGGCGGCGTGA
- a CDS encoding NAD-dependent epimerase/dehydratase family protein yields the protein MKVLVTGATGFLGRSIVARLQREAVEVRALVRPGRAGLPPDVEPCPGDLKDEASIATAVQGVDAVVHAGAKVDTSGKWEEFAEVNIRGTRRVISAARASGVGRIVHISSLSVYDVDRDGVTITEDSPYESEANARGHYSRSKLAADRLALTEARAGAPVVVLRPGLLYGPGKRPPLARQSFAVKGWKLILARPNYPLPMSYVDNTADAVWLALHCPDAIGQAFTIVDENIRQNELVSLYRAASGEVWRPVFLPVGTVALAAGVAERGLRLVRRRSPVTYHQVRRATDRAWYDCSRAEQVLGWRPAVPVHEGLRRTFESIRTLANAPAAA from the coding sequence GTGAAGGTGCTCGTGACCGGGGCTACCGGCTTTCTCGGCCGCAGTATCGTCGCCCGCCTGCAGCGGGAGGCCGTCGAGGTGCGTGCCCTGGTGCGGCCGGGCCGGGCAGGTTTGCCGCCCGACGTGGAACCGTGTCCGGGAGACCTCAAGGACGAGGCGTCGATCGCGACCGCGGTGCAGGGCGTCGATGCGGTCGTGCACGCCGGGGCCAAGGTGGATACGAGCGGCAAGTGGGAGGAATTTGCCGAGGTTAACATTCGGGGCACGCGACGGGTGATCAGCGCGGCGCGCGCCTCCGGTGTCGGCCGCATCGTCCACATCAGCTCGCTGAGCGTTTACGATGTCGATCGTGACGGCGTAACTATTACCGAAGATAGCCCTTACGAGAGTGAAGCCAACGCGCGCGGTCACTACAGCCGCTCGAAGCTCGCCGCCGATCGCCTGGCGCTAACCGAGGCCCGTGCCGGTGCGCCGGTCGTGGTGCTGAGGCCGGGTCTCCTCTACGGACCGGGCAAGCGCCCGCCGCTGGCGCGGCAGAGTTTCGCGGTGAAGGGCTGGAAACTGATCCTGGCGCGGCCGAATTATCCCCTGCCGATGTCCTACGTCGATAACACGGCGGATGCGGTCTGGTTGGCGCTGCACTGCCCCGACGCGATCGGGCAAGCCTTCACGATCGTGGACGAGAACATCCGGCAGAACGAATTGGTGTCGCTGTATCGGGCGGCGTCGGGAGAAGTCTGGCGCCCGGTTTTTCTCCCGGTCGGTACCGTTGCGCTTGCGGCCGGGGTCGCCGAACGCGGCTTACGCCTGGTGCGGCGCCGATCGCCGGTAACCTACCATCAGGTGCGGCGGGCCACCGACCGCGCCTGGTACGACTGCTCCCGTGCCGAGCAGGTGCTCGGCTGGCGTCCCGCGGTGCCCGTCCACGAAGGATTGCGCCGCACCTTCGAGTCGATCCGGACGTTGGCCAACGCGCCGGCAGCCGCGTAG
- a CDS encoding ketoacyl-ACP synthase III, translating to MIGIRDVACYLPEGTLHSADLRARLGFKPGFLEDKVGVEIRRISAPDESTSDMAVRAFERLRTRCPGEGFEDVGLLLFCTQNPDFKIPNTASLVQHRLGLPKSMLAFDIALACSGYVASIVTAKALMTELGVDKALVFTADPYSKIIDPEDRTTVALFGDAATVTVVQRGGRLSICKSAFGNDGGKYDALIVPNSGTAKIDGAAEVLRLDGRSIYELLKTEAPPNIRACAAINGLTLEAIDLFLFHQASAWLLRGLLEDLGLPAEKVPTNLRLIGNTVSSSIPLLLDEVMYGGGPLPRTMLMSGFGAGLAWASVVLRS from the coding sequence ATGATCGGGATTCGTGACGTCGCCTGCTATCTCCCCGAGGGCACGTTGCACTCGGCAGACCTCCGCGCCCGACTGGGTTTCAAGCCGGGGTTTCTCGAAGACAAGGTGGGTGTCGAGATTCGCCGCATCTCGGCGCCGGACGAAAGTACCAGCGACATGGCGGTTCGGGCCTTCGAGCGGCTTCGGACGCGCTGTCCCGGGGAAGGCTTCGAGGACGTTGGGCTGCTGCTGTTCTGCACGCAGAATCCGGACTTCAAGATCCCCAATACCGCGAGCCTGGTGCAGCATCGGCTCGGGCTTCCTAAGTCGATGCTGGCCTTCGATATCGCGCTGGCTTGCTCGGGCTACGTGGCGTCGATCGTGACCGCCAAGGCCTTGATGACCGAACTCGGGGTCGACAAGGCGCTCGTCTTCACCGCCGACCCGTACAGCAAGATCATCGATCCAGAGGATCGTACGACGGTGGCGTTGTTCGGAGATGCAGCGACGGTAACGGTGGTGCAGCGCGGCGGCCGCCTGTCGATCTGCAAGAGCGCGTTCGGGAACGACGGCGGCAAGTACGACGCCTTGATAGTTCCGAACAGCGGTACGGCGAAGATAGACGGTGCCGCCGAGGTACTGCGGCTCGACGGCCGCAGTATCTACGAGCTGCTCAAGACCGAGGCCCCGCCGAACATCCGAGCCTGCGCGGCGATCAACGGTCTGACGCTCGAGGCAATCGACCTGTTCTTGTTCCATCAGGCGAGTGCGTGGCTCTTGCGGGGATTGCTCGAAGACCTGGGGCTGCCGGCGGAAAAGGTGCCCACAAACCTGCGGCTCATCGGCAACACGGTCTCGTCGTCGATCCCGTTGCTTCTCGACGAGGTAATGTACGGCGGTGGGCCGCTGCCCCGGACGATGCTCATGAGCGGGTTCGGAGCCGGCCTGGCATGGGCGTCCGTCGTGTTGCGAAGCTGA
- a CDS encoding phosphopantetheine-binding protein — MASEIEVRNQLLTILSRMLETPPQYAPGADIFEDFGLDSLDQIEFLFNVEESFGVKIADETFEGEGLREFDRLVAHLAERQSAAN; from the coding sequence ATGGCAAGTGAGATCGAGGTGCGCAATCAACTGCTGACCATTCTGTCGCGGATGTTGGAAACCCCGCCGCAGTACGCGCCCGGGGCGGACATATTCGAGGACTTCGGCCTCGATTCGCTCGACCAGATCGAGTTCCTGTTCAACGTCGAGGAATCCTTCGGAGTGAAGATCGCGGACGAGACCTTCGAAGGCGAAGGCCTGCGGGAGTTCGATCGCCTCGTGGCGCATCTCGCCGAAAGGCAGTCCGCCGCGAATTGA